The nucleotide sequence gagaatttcagcatggttagacgaagtggcaactaaggtctgtttagttgacctccaagatattgcggtgcctccaacggtaaagacataacccgtttgagaacgcgccttgtgcggatcagataagtatccagcgtcggcataaccaacaaggcgagaatcaacccgatgagcatagggtgcggcatcactcgaggattcgtagggataaaataagcccaaatccgtagtacccttaaggtaacagaagatgtctttcacgccagtccaatgtctgcgtgttggtgcattgctgtatcttgccaaaagattaacagcgaaggagatgtcgggtctagtgcattgagctaagtacaataaagcgcctatcgcacttagataaggaacttcaggctccaaaatctcttcatcatcctccttcggacggaagggatctcgctttgcatctagcgtacgaacgaccataggagtactcaaaggcttcgctttatcctcattaaaacggcgcaacaccttctgggtgtagttcgattgatgtactaggattccatccgaacaatgctctatctcgaggccgagacagtatcgagtcttacctagatctttcatctcaaattccgacttcaggtgcgaagcagttctagcgagctcttcaggagttccgatgagattcatgtcatcgacatatactgcaacaatcgcaaatccggaatgtgacttcttaatgaacacacaagggcatagttcgttattcacatatccctgactagtcaaatactcacttaaacggttataccacattcttccggattgtttcaaaccgtatagtgaacgcctcagccgaattaagagcgtgttccggggtttggaaatatttgaaccagtcaatgtaagtccttcgggaactttcatataaatttccgtatcaagatccccatagagatacgcggttactacgtccatcagctgcatatccagtttttcggaaactaccaaactgataaggtatcgaaaagtaatcacatccataacgggtgagtaagtttcgtcatagtcaatcccggggcattgtgagaaaccttgtgctacaagacgagctttgtaacgcacaatttcgttcttctcattacgcttccgaacgaaaacccacttgtagccaacgggcttcacatgtggaggagtaggaactacaggtccaaacaccttacgtttcgcaagtgaatcaagttcgacttggattgcttgtttccagtttgaccaatcagctctacgtcaacattcatcaacggaacgcggttcaatgtcatcgctcaacatgatctcagtagctactgcaaatgctaatgcatcgtcgacaatcatctcatttctacgccacacatcatctaagctagcataatagaccgaaatctcacgattctcgggaggaggattcgtctcttcaaggacgcttccataatctagaatttcctcatgagttgggtaaaatgagtaagcgatagtcggattcacggtaggctcttcaggaccttgtgccgtggttttcctcttccgggggtgtgaatcctttgaaccaaggggtttgccacgcttttgtgtaggggcagatgattggctagccgctaatgtacgtggatcaccagaattggcgtcccgggcttccaggagggtagtccgtcgtacatttggtacatccatctttgcaggcgtattcgcagctggaatatgtgatcttgtcacgcgcgctagatcggtgaaagcatctggcatgctctgagctatgctctggagatctaatatgcgctgcacttcagcttcagactgagcggtgcggggatctgaatgagacaaagtgggagtcgtccacgataatttgcgtcgttcattaggaacgttgacgttcttatctccccctaacgacgggaaaactgtctcatagaagtgacaatccgcgaaacgagcggtaaacagatcgcctgtcaaaggttctaagtaacgaataatcgaaggagaatcatatccgacatagattcccatccttcgctgaggccccatttttgtacataagggcggcgagatcggcacatagaccgcacaaccaaaaacgcgcagatgcgatatgtcgggttcgcatctggtgaccaactgaagggcactaaatggttgtgtcgcaacaggcctcaggcggaccaactttgctgcgtgcaatattgcatggccccaagcagcgatcgggagcttggtacgtatgaccaacgatcgagcaatcatttgtaaacgcttaatgaaagcctctgccaggccgttctgggtgtgaacatggggtacaggatgttcaacttcaaccccaatcgacatgcaatagtcatcaaaagttttagatgtgaattctccagcattatccaatcgaatagatttgatcggataatcagggtggtgagccctgagcttgataacctgagccaacagtttggagaatgcagcgttccttgtggacaacaagcacacgtgtgaccaacgtgtagaagcgtcaaccaaaaccataaaatatctaaatggtccgcagggaggttgaatcggtccacaaatgtccccctgaatccgttgtagaaaaatgggaggattcgaacgaatcttgtcataagaaggcttagtaataagctttcccatagaacatgtttgacatgcaatttcatggatcgaacctaagcttcgggttagtggatgcccgtgtgaagttttgaggatacggcgcatcgctattcgtccaggatgtcctaaacgatcatgccaaagtgtaatttcgtacgcggtccctgtggtagggccggccacatagtggcattctatggggcgtatggtcgtagtatacagaccactcgggttacgctccatcttctctagaatacgcttctggccatattcgtaggaagttacgcacagaaattcaactccgttttctacgtgggtttcagcgtggtaattgttatctctaatgtccttgaaacttagtaacgttcttccggaacgtggagaatagagtgcctcagcaatggtcaagattgtaccattggacaacattatacgtgccttaccgtatccttcgatcaggttggatgggcctgagagggttgtcagaggtgcattcttaggtacgaagttagtgaaatagatgcgttcacgcaaaacagtatgcgtggttgcactatctgccagacaactaactttcccactagtcatacctagaatgaaaaattaatttgaatcggtcacatgcataaaagtttataaaaacaagtatcaattcaaaataatttcatttattcaaggaaaaaacttaatatccaaaataaatcgccaactaataatccaaaacataaaggaaaattgttcaaaatcaaccaaaaaacaaggtggggttcggccacaaggtggaattcggccccaattgtcttattttaactgaaaaataagtctatgtctaagattctaatcttccataggagtggtatcctcctgaaaatcagaaacttccatctttgtagtctccggttcgtccacttgcaggaagtttgattcaaacttcgtacgacgagaatgatatgcatccacaaccttcttgggagcacggcaaatacgggaccaatggtccttggaaccacaacgatagcacatatcgtcattcattgtggcaggtgctttgcccttattcttgaagttcggggccttgggagcgaggtttgggcgcttctgggctttgtttcctcccttggatgggccttggctctgttgaccttggtgggatggcttctggccgcccttaccacgcttcttttggcgttttgggtgctgattagtgctataatgtgcttcaggcacaacagtagccctagtaggtcgagcttgatgattcttcatcaacagctggttctgcttttcagcaagaagtaaaacagagatcaaatccgagaacttagtgaacttctgagctctatattgttgctgcaggacaatattaaaagcagagaaggtcgagtaggtcttctccaggagatcctcttcagtcaaagtttcattgcaaaacttgagaagtgatcggattcgacaaacttcagaattatattcattcacagacttaaagtcttggaagcgcaagtgctgccagtcgtgtcttgcttcaggcaagaatatgtccttttggtgatcgaaacgatcagccaaagcgacccataatgcacgtggatcctcctcagcaaggtactcagtttgtagagcgtcatggatatgtcttcgaatgaagatcatagcagtggctttttcagcctcgccaacaggtttatctgttgcttcttcaatagcaggacgtaagttctttgcagtgaggtggagcttcacatcttgaacccacttgaggtagttccttccagaaacctccaaagcggtgaagtcgagtttgttcaaattcgacatgttcctatcacaaaatagatggacaagatgtggttagtgtaatggagaaaaatcaatccattcacataggagtagaacatacaggttctaatagacatgtattggtttaattttgcatgaaaaacttcaggttttcatgggtgatatatttaagtgaaaacttcgggttttctaacaaggcatgtgtataagaaacttcgggtttcaaagtaattatgaacttcaggttcatatattcctgcaggcaaacacaaatatatatgcaaagaatatatgcagaaatattgtataatgataagtgaattaatttatttttggtcttcgggaccaaattaaagtgtgggtgaaaatataaaaacccatatttaaaaaaaatattaaataataaaatctcggggcctaaaagtATAAGCCAAGAACCCTCGGGTGGGATtacaggcccacggggtgagaagaggggaatgggctgctgtgtgcagccctaaaatttttttttatttttttttatgcggGCCGTTCCAGGCGAGCCcagaaacattttttatttttttttatgcggGCCGCTCCAGGCGAGCCcagaaaactttttttttttattttttatttttttttattttttattagatgcatatataattcaatgaatcacatatttactttgatgcatatgcaaataatagtttcaatgcatgtacatatgtaggattcaattcatgacaaatatcaaattcacataattgtagcaattttgatgatgaagcatacacaatttatgtagaatctaaaatacgttaaacgtaaagttgggtcatgcatcatggtgaatgttcatgctatcagggcttgcaaaatatcgagttaaaaaccgttgtttggaaaaaacctgattgcgtgatgatatggatgaattggtttgatgcagaaaaaaatctccaacgtcagattcctaagcgcagcggtaggagcgtgctgataacgtgttgtggtctattttatctgacagagggactagggccggcggcagagagagaggagagagatgtgtgtttgtagaattgtaggggaatgtgtgtgttgttatccctcctacattgtgcctttatttatagtagtaaagggagagaagatattcattctcctccaagtaatacaagttgcaataggaaaggataactagaatcaaatcttatctaggatttacacaatcatacttaaactaggaatgtttacaacaaattaCACATTATAATCTTTTTTTAGAAATGCAGTTTTCATCTTAAGAAGCTATCTAGGATATACTTCGGTGATCAATGAAACCTCATTTTCTGGTGCTTTGACAGAGCTGCTTTTGGATCGATCCGACCCGGTTGTAATCACCTCCGAACTATTCTTCCATCCCAAAGTCATGTCAGATCCAACGTTACTATCTCTGAAAAATGCTGGTTGTGAGGGTACTGGAAGAGTGACTGAGTAACTGTTAAGCATTAGAACAATAGCATTCATGGTTGGCCTATCGGCTATATTTTCTTGCACACATAGCAACCCAATATGGATGCATCTCATTATTTCATTTCTTGAACCGTTCGTCAACGCGGGATCTATTAGATTTGAAGATGTCCCTTCCTTCCAACATTTCCATGCCTGCATTGTGCAATTCGTAGAAATATAGTTaaagataaattatttttcttggttGCATTATGCATATAGTTTAAGTACTTACGTAGCTTAGAAGATCCTCCATGTTCTCGCCATGACGAAAGGAATTATTTTTCTGTCCGCTCACTATCTCCAGAACTAAGACACCAAAACTATAGACATCTGACTTAACAGAAAAGTGCCCATGCATCGCATATTCTGGAGCCATATATCCACTGCATATCGAAACAAGAATAATATATGTTGGTTTTATGATCACTAACTTCGATGAGGACTTTGGATTATTGATATAGATTGACACAATTATAATATAAGCCATGTAGCCTTGTCGAGTACTTACTAGGTCCCCACAATTCGACTGGTATTGCCTTGTGTTTGATCAACCCCAAACAATTTTGCCATGCCAAAATCTGATATCTTGGGAGTCATTTCTTCATCTATCAAGATATTACTAGCTTTGAGATCACGATGAATAATTCTAAGCCGTGAATCCTCATGAAGGTAAATGAGCCCTCGAGTAATGCCTACTATGATTTTGTAGCGCCTATCCCAATCTAGTTGTGCGCGCTTGATTGGGTCTGCATGTTCAATTCAAAACAAGGTTACAATGTTTCTTGTATGTTACAAGAATGAGATTTTATGGTAAAATTTTGAAGTTAAAGCTAAAGTTGTGCAAAAAGAACAATGAAGCATAAATACCAAATATGATGTGGTCCAGACTTGCATTAGGGACAAACTCATAAATAAGAAGCCTTTCAACTCCTTCCAAGCAGAAACCCAAGAGCCTAACTAAGTTTCGGTGTTGAAGCTTTGCCACTAACAAGACCTCATTTTTAAACTCCAAATCTCCTTGTCCAGAATTTACGGAGAGCCTTTTCACTGCTATTTCTTGTCCATTGAATAACCTACCCTGAAAGAGTATCAAAACAAAAAGGTTGCATTCAAGGAATATATACATGAAATTGGTGATGTTGCCCATATATATCATGATGTTGTTAAGATTGGCAGGTTAGGTTTTTTCACAATAAAGCCGGCCTCTGTGTTATGATCAATAGTGGAACAATCACtatatattgtattttatttcgTAAGGTATGATGTGAGAATGTTATCTTCAATAGATGTGCTATATATTACCTTGTAAACAGAACCAAATCCCCCTTGTCCTAGTTTATTGGCTTCAGAAAAGTCATCTGTGGCAATTCTAATGGTGTCAAAATTGAATTGCAAGGATTCTGCACTTCCAATTTCGTCCACGTCTTCGCCTGTGgtacaattttaacaaaaatttgatATGTAACATAATTAGATCTAGATGACGTAACAGTACTAGGCTTCCCACTTGAAGCAAATTGAGTTAAATTAATGTTACTGTGTCTATTTTGTTACAGTACGTACTTGGAATTAAATTACTTTGAAGCTTTTTCTTTGCCTTCCGTACTCTTAGACAAATGCCCATGAACATTGCTAATACCAAAGAAGCAATAATTGACACAACGATAATGATGACAGTCCGAGATTTG is from Malus sylvestris chromosome 5, drMalSylv7.2, whole genome shotgun sequence and encodes:
- the LOC126623028 gene encoding cysteine-rich receptor-like protein kinase 26 isoform X5: MPAMDSSRFLFCLFPILFLIINQALGQVCINEKGNYTTNSTYQTNLNRLLSSLPSDENGNGYGFYNASYRLNSSNEHIYAIGLCRGDVKAEGCLSCLNKSRYALPQSCPNRKEAIGWYDDNCMLRYSNRSIYGVMETEPSTTYYNINNVSSSDLDGFNQELRKLLESIRSEAAAGGSLRKFAFGNTSAPSFQTIFALAQCTPDISEQLCSDCLVGAFADISSIYGKVGGGVNKPSCKFRFDLYPFYDPTSVKQLPSPPPIHSPPPSTNTTNTSQGSKSSKSRTVIIIVVSIIASLVLAMFMGICLRVRKAKKKLQSNLIPSEDVDEIGSAESLQFNFDTIRIATDDFSEANKLGQGGFGSVYKGRLFNGQEIAVKRLSVNSGQGDLEFKNEVLLVAKLQHRNLVRLLGFCLEGVERLLIYEFVPNASLDHIIFDPIKRAQLDWDRRYKIIVGITRGLIYLHEDSRLRIIHRDLKASNILIDEEMTPKISDFGMAKLFGVDQTQGNTSRIVGTYGYMAPEYAMHGHFSVKSDVYSFGVLVLEIVSGQKNNSFRHGENMEDLLSYAWKCWKEGTSSNLIDPALTNGSRNEIMRCIHIGLLCVQENIADRPTMNAIVLMLNSYSVTLPVPSQPAFFRDSNVGSDMTLGWKNSSEVITTGSDRSKSSSVKAPENEVSLITEVYPR
- the LOC126623028 gene encoding cysteine-rich receptor-like protein kinase 29 isoform X25; translated protein: MPAMDSSRFLSCLFPILFLMINQALGQVCINEKGNYTTNSTYQTNLNRLLSSLPSDENGNGYGFYNASYRLNSSNEHIYAIGLCRGDVTVGDCRSCLNNSRYDLLQRCPNQKEAFGSYEKCMLRYSNRSIYGVMETEPSPAYYNTNNVSSSDLDGFNQELRKLLESIRSEAAAGGSLRKFAFGNTSAPSFQTIFALAQCTPDISEQLCSDCLVGAFADISSIYGKVGGGVNKPSCYFRFDLYPFYDPTTVKQLPSPPPSTNTTNTSQGSKSSKSRTVIIIVVSIIASLVLAMFMCICLRVRKAKKKLQSNLIPGEDVDEIGSAESLQFNFDTIRIATDDFSEANKLGQGGFGSVYKGRLFNGQEIAVKRLSVNSGQGDLEFKNEVLLVAKLQHRNLVRLLGFCLEGVERLLIYEFVPNASLDHIIFDPIKRAQLDWDRRYKIIVGITRGLIYLHEDSRLRIIHRDLKASNILIDEEMTPKISDFGMAKLFGVDQTQGNTSRIVGTYGYMAPEYAMHGHFSVKSDVYSFGVLVLEIVSGQKNNSFRHGENMEDLLSYAWKCWKEGTSSNLIDPALTNGSRNEIMRCIHIGLLCVQENIADRPTMNAIVLMLNSYSVTLPVPSQPAFFRDSNVGSDMTLGWKNSSEVITTGSDRSKSSSVKAPENEVSLITEVYPR
- the LOC126623028 gene encoding cysteine-rich receptor-like protein kinase 26 isoform X3 → MPAMDSSRFLFCLFPILFLIINQALGQVCINEKGNYTTNSTYQTNLNRLLSSLPSDENGNGYGFYNASYRLNSSNEHIYAIGLCRGDVKAEGCLSCLNKSRYALPQSCPNRKEAIGWYDDNCMLRYSNRSIYGVMETEPSTTYYNINNVSSSDLDGFNQELRKLLESIRSEAAAGGSLRKFAFGNTSAPSFQTIFALAQCTPDISEQLCSDCLVGAFADISSIYGKVGGGVNKPSCKFRFDLYPFYDPTSVKQLPSPPPIHSPPPSTNTTNTSQGSKSSKSRTVIIIVVSIIASLVLAMFMGICLRVRKAKKKLQSNLIPSEDVDEIGSAESLQFNFDTIRIATDDFSEANKLGQGGFGSVYKGRLFNGQEIAVKRLSVNSGQGDLEFKNEVLLVAKLQHRNLVRLLGFCLEGVERLLIYEFVPNASLDHIIFDPIKRAQLDWDRRYKIIVGITRGLIYLHEDSRLRIIHRDLKASNILIDEEMTPKISDFGMAKLFGVDQTQGNTSRIVGTYGYMAPEYAMHGHFSVKSDVYSFGVLVLEIVSGQKNNSFRHGENMEDLLSYAWKCWKEGTSSNLIDPALTNGSRNEIMRCIHIGLLCVQENIADRPTMNAIVLMLNSYSVTLPVPSQPAFFRDSNVGSDMTLGWKNSSEVITTGSDRSKSSSVKAPENEVSLITEVYPR
- the LOC126623028 gene encoding cysteine-rich receptor-like protein kinase 27 isoform X27, giving the protein MPAMDSSRFLSCLFPILFLMINQALGQVCINEKGNYTTNSTYQTNLNRLLSSLPSDENGNGYGFYNASYRLNSSNEHIYAIGLCRGDVTVGDCRSCLNNSRYDLLQRCPNQKEAFGSYEKCMLRYSNRSIYGVMETEPSPAYYNTNNVSSSDLDGFNQELRKLLESIRSEAAAGGSLRKFAFGNTSAPSFQTIFALAQCTPDISEQLCSDCLVGAFADISSIYGKVGGGVNKPSCYFRFDLYPFYDPTTVKQLPSPPPSTNTTNTSQGSKSSKSRTVIIIVVSIIASLVLAMFMGICLRVRKAKKKLQSNLIPSEDVDEIGSAESLQFNFDTIRIATDDFSEANKLGQGGFGSVYKGRLFNGQEIAVKRLSVNSGQGDLEFKNEVLLVAKLQHRNLVRLLGFCLEGVERLLIYEFVPNASLDHIIFDPIKRAQLDWDRRYKIIVGITRGLIYLHEDSRLRIIHRDLKASNILIDEEMTPKISDFGMAKLFGVDQTQGNTSRIVGTYGYMAPEYAMHGHFSVKSDVYSFGVLVLEIVSGQKNNSFRHGENMEDLLSYAWKCWKEGTSSNLIDPALTNGSRNEIMRCIHIGLLCVQENIADRPTMNAIVLMLNSYSVTLPVPSQPAFFRDSNVGSDMTLGWKNSSEVITTGSDRSKSSSVKAPENEVSLITEVYPR